ACGGTTATCCCGGGACCAGGGCACCTGCCGGCCTTGATCGGACGGCTGCAGCAGCACCGGGTCGAATCCGGCGAAACGTTGTTGGATATCGCCCACGACGCCGGTCTCGGTTTTCAAGAACTGCAGGACGCCAACCCGAAAATGGACGAGTGGGTCCCCAAGGCCGGCGCGGACGTCGTCATTCCGTCGCGCTGGATCATTCCCCGCTCACGCTACCGCGGGCTGGTCATCAACATTGCAGAAATGCGGCTCTACCTGTTTCCCACGCACGCCCGCCCGGGCGAGTCGGTGTACGTACGCACATGGCCGGTGGGCATCGGCACCGATCACGCGCCGAGCCCGGTCGGCCCGTTTACGGTCCGGTCGAAAGACAAGAACCCGACGTGGATTGTGCCGGTCTCGATCCAGCAAGGGATGGAT
This region of Candidatus Binatia bacterium genomic DNA includes:
- a CDS encoding L,D-transpeptidase family protein, giving the protein MDKITAARTVIPGPGHLPALIGRLQQHRVESGETLLDIAHDAGLGFQELQDANPKMDEWVPKAGADVVIPSRWIIPRSRYRGLVINIAEMRLYLFPTHARPGESVYVRTWPVGIGTDHAPSPVGPFTVRSKDKNPTWIVPVSIQQGMDEPRGVVPPGPDNPLGGYRIRLSKGLYEIHGTDVPWSIGRQTTHGCIRLYPEHIAELYTLVQPGTPGELIYQPVKFGEDGGQIYVQVHRDLYHRIRNLEAYAFTQAKRAGIA